One segment of Gemmatimonadota bacterium DNA contains the following:
- a CDS encoding RHS repeat-associated core domain-containing protein, which translates to MAFRTTAAATDHYYVATDKLGSVHQIIKRDGTWVRTYGYTPYGSVAANAGSGVTLRYRWTGREWDAETGWYFHRARYYDPGQRRFVQEDPAGVAGGENLYAYVGGRPLVARDPTGLAPDWEHFRSIAPPECCHVGYEAWTSDFNNDGLDDLDALLFYVWTQKCNRVGGCAIEFEGPRATELKSAYERAKHVLELAANSGGELAESAREFLEYLAAYESMGLRVVDDPVTAWDAGTTRNGISYIDVGFHDRHPDAFYLPLTIVHELGHQYTQRSGFFGLSETLALGSENVIREFLGWPARADHSHHPIFPRRMTP; encoded by the coding sequence GTGGCGTTCCGGACCACCGCGGCCGCGACCGACCACTACTATGTGGCGACCGACAAGCTGGGCAGCGTCCACCAGATCATCAAGCGGGACGGCACCTGGGTCAGGACCTATGGCTACACGCCCTACGGGAGCGTCGCTGCCAATGCGGGGTCGGGGGTGACGCTGCGCTACCGCTGGACCGGCCGGGAGTGGGATGCGGAGACGGGCTGGTACTTCCACCGGGCGCGGTACTACGACCCGGGCCAGCGGCGCTTCGTGCAGGAGGACCCGGCCGGGGTGGCGGGGGGTGAGAACCTGTATGCGTACGTGGGGGGGCGGCCGCTGGTGGCCCGCGACCCGACCGGGCTCGCGCCCGACTGGGAGCACTTCCGGAGCATTGCGCCACCGGAATGCTGTCACGTCGGCTACGAGGCCTGGACCAGCGACTTCAACAACGATGGCCTGGATGACCTCGATGCGCTTCTCTTCTATGTCTGGACGCAGAAGTGCAACCGTGTTGGAGGTTGCGCGATTGAATTCGAAGGGCCACGGGCTACCGAACTGAAGTCAGCCTACGAGCGCGCCAAGCATGTGCTCGAGTTGGCCGCCAACAGTGGCGGGGAGTTGGCGGAGTCGGCGAGGGAGTTCCTTGAGTACCTTGCGGCGTACGAGAGCATGGGCCTGCGAGTAGTCGATGATCCAGTCACGGCGTGGGACGCTGGGACGACGCGGAATGGGATAAGCTACATTGATGTCGGGTTTCACGATCGCCATCCGGACGCATTCTACCTGCCACTCACGATCGTCCACGAGCTCGGCCACCAATATACACAGCGCTCTGGGTTCTTCGGACTCTCGGAGACGTTGGCCCTCGGCTCGGAGAACGTGATTCGGGAGTTTCTGGGCTGGCCCGCAAGGGCCGACCACTCACACCACCCTATCTTTCCACGCCGGATGACTCCGTGA
- a CDS encoding IS110 family transposase, giving the protein MVGVDAGKFSHTLVVRPKGQADCKPFSFPTTRQGFEAAVAFLSQQAPSATPSTILVGIEFAGNYGFTFAHFLAQLGVPVVSVLPAHTKRWKDVAHNQPLKTDAKDAGTITDLLAQGHFVRFPFLAPAYADLRYLVAARERLSLLRRGAMTQLRSLLQVVFPEFEAIFPLLTKKTPFAILRAFPTPEDLLKAPKAKVLRVLHSASRGHLGAETYERLIVAAKATLGLPGAQGRLRQEIGLVLERLALFETQIKSLETAMVDALQGVPETPYLLSIPKVAPVTAAVFLGSIGDPRAYESSGQILRVAGLSLIERSSGILRGTKRISKRGRPLLRQAAYMFAVRSITKDGLFRAEYEALCQRNGGQKMKAVVAVMRSGLRLLYSVARDRRVFTAEPPVWRERPARQAVSA; this is encoded by the coding sequence GTGGTCGGCGTCGATGCCGGCAAGTTCTCTCACACCTTGGTCGTCCGGCCCAAGGGCCAGGCAGACTGCAAGCCGTTCAGCTTTCCCACCACCCGCCAGGGGTTTGAGGCGGCGGTGGCGTTCCTCAGCCAGCAAGCCCCCAGTGCCACGCCTTCCACGATCCTCGTCGGGATCGAGTTCGCCGGCAATTACGGCTTCACCTTCGCCCACTTCCTGGCCCAGCTCGGCGTTCCCGTGGTGAGCGTGCTGCCCGCCCACACCAAGCGCTGGAAGGACGTCGCCCATAACCAGCCCTTGAAGACTGACGCCAAGGACGCCGGCACCATCACCGATCTCCTCGCGCAGGGGCATTTCGTCCGCTTCCCCTTCCTGGCCCCGGCCTACGCCGATCTCCGCTACCTGGTGGCGGCGCGGGAGCGGCTGTCGCTGCTCCGCCGCGGGGCGATGACCCAGCTGCGGAGCCTCTTGCAGGTCGTGTTCCCGGAGTTCGAGGCGATCTTTCCGCTGCTCACGAAGAAGACGCCCTTCGCCATCCTCCGGGCGTTCCCGACACCGGAGGATCTCCTCAAGGCCCCGAAAGCCAAGGTACTCCGGGTGCTGCACTCGGCCAGTCGCGGCCATCTGGGCGCCGAAACCTACGAGCGGCTGATCGTCGCTGCGAAGGCCACCTTGGGGTTGCCCGGAGCGCAGGGTCGGCTGCGTCAGGAGATCGGCCTGGTCCTCGAGCGGCTGGCGCTCTTCGAGACTCAGATCAAGAGCCTGGAGACGGCGATGGTCGACGCCCTGCAAGGGGTGCCCGAGACGCCCTACCTCCTGAGCATCCCCAAGGTCGCCCCGGTTACCGCGGCCGTCTTCCTCGGCTCGATCGGCGATCCCCGGGCCTACGAGTCGAGCGGCCAGATCCTCCGGGTGGCCGGGCTCTCCTTGATCGAGCGCTCCAGCGGGATACTCCGCGGCACCAAGCGGATCTCCAAGCGGGGCCGGCCGCTGCTCCGCCAAGCGGCGTACATGTTCGCGGTCCGGAGTATCACCAAGGACGGCCTGTTCCGGGCCGAGTACGAGGCGCTGTGCCAGCGCAATGGCGGCCAGAAGATGAAGGCCGTGGTGGCGGTGATGCGCTCGGGGCTTCGGCTCCTCTACAGCGTGGCGCGCGACCGGCGGGTCTTCACGGCCGAGCCGCCGGTGTGGCGTGAGCGGCCGGCGCGGCAAGCAGTCTCGGCCTGA